From Vreelandella neptunia, the proteins below share one genomic window:
- a CDS encoding HAD family acid phosphatase, translated as MSAVIVDVDGTLAEFHPHQVSDWVLGSQKQWEPFFAHMAEAPVIEAVAKLVKILKAQGQQIVICSGRPDSHREHTQRWLERHTIPFDAMYLRPKGDDHVDDEAVKEALLERMRSDGFAPWLVLDDRDAVVAQWRALGLTCLQCAPGDF; from the coding sequence ATGTCCGCAGTAATTGTTGATGTTGACGGCACCTTAGCCGAGTTTCACCCCCATCAGGTCAGTGACTGGGTGCTGGGCAGCCAAAAACAGTGGGAGCCCTTCTTTGCCCATATGGCCGAAGCGCCGGTGATCGAAGCGGTGGCCAAGCTGGTTAAAATCCTGAAGGCCCAAGGCCAGCAGATCGTTATCTGCAGCGGTCGCCCGGATAGCCACCGTGAGCATACCCAGCGCTGGCTAGAGCGCCACACCATCCCCTTTGATGCCATGTACCTGCGTCCTAAGGGCGATGACCATGTGGATGATGAAGCGGTAAAAGAGGCGTTACTGGAGCGCATGCGCAGCGACGGCTTTGCGCCTTGGCTGGTGCTGGATGATCGTGATGCCGTGGTCGCCCAGTGGCGCGCGCTCGGGCTTACTTGCCTGCAGTGCGCGCCGGGGGATTTTTAA